A genomic region of Trifolium pratense cultivar HEN17-A07 linkage group LG3, ARS_RC_1.1, whole genome shotgun sequence contains the following coding sequences:
- the LOC123917457 gene encoding bZIP transcription factor 11-like encodes MASSSGTSSGSSLLQNSGSEEDLQLLMDQRKRKRMISNRESARRSRMRKQKHLDDLVSQVSKLRKENQEILTSVNITTQQCLSVEAENSVLKAQMNELSNRLESLNEIVGAMNSSNGVFGASTTFVEPNNGFFFNSLNNMSYMNQPIMASADILQY; translated from the coding sequence aTGGCTTCATCAAGTGGAACATCTTCAGGTTCATCTCTGCTACAAAACTCAGGTTCAGAAGAAGATTTACAGTTGTTGATGGATCAGAGAAAGAGGAAGAGGATGATATCGAACCGCGAATCAGCTCGTCGGTCACGGATGAGGAAACAGAAGCATTTGGATGATCTTGTTTCTCAAGTTTCTAAACTGAGAAAAGAGAATCAAGAAATACTCACAAGTGTTAATATCACTACTCAACAGTGTTTGAGTGTTGAAGCTGAAAATTCAGTTTTGAAGGCACAGATGAATGAGTTGAGTAATAGGTTGGAATCTTTGAATGAAATTGTTGGTGCTATGAATTCAAGCAATGGAGTTTTTGGAGCTTCAACTACTTTTGTTGAGCCAAATAATGGTTTTTTCTTCAACTCTTTGAATAATATGTCTTATATGAATCAACCTATTATGGCTTCTGCAGACATTTTGCAGTACTGA